Proteins from a genomic interval of Aquabacterium sp. A3:
- the ilvN gene encoding acetolactate synthase small subunit — MKHVIALLLENEAGALSRVVGLFSARGYNIESLTVATTEDPSLSRMTIVTTGSDDVIEQITKHLNRLIEVVKVVDLSEGPFTERELMLIKVRAVGKEREEMKRMADIFRGRIIDVTDKTYTIELTGDSAKLDAFIEAIDRAAILETVRTGTSGIGRGERILRV; from the coding sequence ATGAAACACGTCATTGCCCTGCTGCTCGAAAACGAGGCAGGCGCCCTGTCCCGCGTGGTGGGCCTCTTCTCGGCCCGTGGCTACAACATCGAGAGCCTGACGGTGGCCACCACCGAAGACCCCTCGCTGTCGCGCATGACCATCGTGACCACCGGCTCCGATGATGTCATCGAGCAGATCACCAAGCACCTCAACCGCCTCATCGAGGTGGTCAAGGTGGTCGATCTCTCTGAAGGCCCCTTCACCGAGCGCGAACTCATGCTCATCAAGGTTCGCGCCGTGGGCAAGGAGCGTGAAGAGATGAAGCGCATGGCCGACATCTTCCGTGGCCGCATCATCGACGTCACCGACAAGACCTACACCATCGAACTCACGGGCGACTCCGCCAAGCTCGACGCTTTCATCGAAGCGATCGACCGCGCCGCCATCCTTGAAACCGTGCGCACCGGGACCAGCGGGATCGGGCGCGGCGAGCGCATCCTGCGCGTCTGA
- a CDS encoding acetolactate synthase 3 catalytic subunit, whose translation MEISSADMKRAGTADANAASPSGEVLNGSDILVRCLQAENVKFIWGYPGGAVLYIYDALYKQDTIEHVLVRHEQAAVHAADGYARATGDVGVALVTSGPGVTNAITGIATAYMDSIPMVIITGQVPTAAIGLDAFQECDTVGITRPIVKHNFLVKDVADLAATMKKAFHIARTGRPGPVVVDVPKDVSLKTTAFHYPETVEMRSYNPVRKGHGGQIRKAVQLLLNAKRPYIYTGGGVLMAEACAELRELVDMLGYPCTNTLMGLGAYPATDPKFLGMLGMHGTYEANMTMQNADVVIAVGARFDDRVIGNPKHFAQVERKIIHIDIDPSSISKRVKVDIPIVGDVKDVLQEMLAQIKESQLKPDQNALAAWWSQINEWRKRDCLKYKHSDEVIKPQMVVEKLWELTRGTDYYVTSDVGQHQMFAAQFFKFDEPRRWINSGGLGTMGVGLPYAMGIKLAKPDADVFCITGEGSIQMCIQELSTCLQYNTPVKVLSLNNRYLGMVRQWQQLDYGGRYSHSYMDALPDFVKLAEAYGHVGLLIERPSDVEGALREAIKLKDRSVFLDIRTDPTENVWPMVQAGKGISEMLLGSEEL comes from the coding sequence ATGGAAATCTCGTCTGCGGACATGAAACGCGCCGGCACGGCCGACGCCAACGCCGCTTCGCCCTCTGGCGAAGTCCTCAACGGCTCGGACATCCTGGTCCGCTGCCTCCAAGCCGAAAACGTCAAGTTCATCTGGGGCTACCCCGGCGGCGCCGTGCTGTACATCTACGACGCGCTGTACAAACAAGACACGATCGAGCACGTGCTCGTGCGCCACGAACAGGCCGCTGTGCATGCCGCTGACGGCTATGCCCGCGCCACCGGCGACGTCGGCGTGGCCCTGGTCACCTCGGGCCCTGGCGTCACCAACGCCATCACGGGCATCGCCACGGCCTACATGGACTCCATCCCGATGGTGATCATCACGGGTCAGGTGCCCACGGCCGCCATCGGCCTGGACGCCTTCCAGGAGTGCGACACCGTCGGCATCACCCGCCCCATCGTCAAGCACAACTTCCTCGTCAAGGACGTGGCCGATCTGGCCGCCACGATGAAGAAGGCTTTCCACATTGCGCGCACCGGCCGTCCGGGCCCCGTGGTGGTGGATGTTCCGAAGGATGTGTCGCTCAAGACCACCGCCTTCCACTATCCCGAAACCGTGGAAATGCGCTCGTACAACCCGGTGCGCAAGGGCCACGGTGGTCAGATCCGCAAGGCGGTGCAGTTGTTGCTCAACGCCAAGCGCCCCTACATCTACACCGGTGGCGGCGTGCTCATGGCCGAGGCCTGCGCCGAGTTGCGTGAGTTGGTGGACATGCTGGGCTACCCCTGCACCAACACCCTGATGGGTTTGGGTGCCTACCCGGCCACCGATCCCAAGTTCCTGGGCATGCTGGGCATGCATGGCACGTACGAGGCCAACATGACCATGCAGAACGCCGACGTGGTGATCGCCGTGGGCGCCCGCTTCGACGACCGCGTGATCGGCAACCCCAAGCACTTTGCCCAGGTTGAACGCAAGATCATCCACATCGACATCGATCCGTCGAGCATCTCCAAGCGCGTGAAGGTCGACATCCCCATCGTGGGCGACGTGAAAGACGTGCTGCAGGAAATGCTGGCGCAGATCAAGGAGTCGCAGCTCAAGCCTGACCAGAACGCCCTGGCCGCCTGGTGGAGCCAGATCAACGAGTGGCGCAAGCGCGATTGCCTGAAGTACAAGCACTCTGACGAGGTGATCAAACCCCAGATGGTGGTTGAAAAGCTGTGGGAGCTCACCCGCGGCACCGACTACTACGTCACCTCCGACGTGGGCCAGCACCAGATGTTTGCCGCGCAGTTCTTCAAGTTCGATGAGCCGCGCCGCTGGATCAACTCTGGCGGTCTGGGCACCATGGGCGTGGGCCTGCCTTATGCCATGGGCATCAAGCTGGCCAAGCCCGATGCCGATGTGTTTTGCATCACCGGCGAAGGCTCCATCCAGATGTGCATCCAGGAGCTCTCCACCTGCCTGCAGTACAACACCCCGGTGAAGGTGCTCTCGCTGAACAACCGCTACCTGGGCATGGTGCGCCAGTGGCAGCAGCTGGATTACGGCGGCCGCTACTCGCACAGCTACATGGACGCGCTGCCTGACTTCGTCAAGCTGGCCGAAGCCTATGGCCACGTGGGCCTGCTCATCGAGCGTCCCTCGGATGTGGAAGGCGCCCTGCGCGAAGCCATCAAGCTGAAAGATCGCAGCGTGTTCCTGGACATCCGCACCGACCCCACCGAAAACGTGTGGCCGATGGTGCAGGCGGGCAAGGGCATCTCCGAGATGCTGCTGGGCTCCGAGGAACTCTGA
- a CDS encoding RNA polymerase sigma factor codes for MSSAPSPDQAALLDDFLKGVERRAFKRTAYAVRDDDAALDIVQDAMIRLVQSYGDRPATEWPMLFQRILSNATLDWFRRQKVRNAVMMNLGDFEAEDSDDEHGGFDLLSALRVDDQLAEGADDGASRTQVLAQIEEEIQRLPARQREAFLLRYWEEMDVAETAAIMGCSEGSVKTHCSRAVQALARALQSRGITL; via the coding sequence TTGAGTTCTGCCCCCTCCCCAGACCAGGCTGCTTTGCTGGACGACTTTCTCAAAGGCGTGGAGCGTCGGGCCTTCAAACGCACCGCTTATGCCGTGCGGGACGACGACGCGGCGCTGGACATCGTCCAGGACGCGATGATCCGTCTGGTGCAAAGCTACGGCGACCGGCCGGCGACCGAATGGCCCATGCTGTTTCAGCGCATCTTGTCGAACGCGACACTGGACTGGTTTCGCCGCCAGAAGGTCCGCAACGCCGTGATGATGAACCTCGGCGACTTCGAAGCCGAGGACAGCGACGACGAGCACGGCGGCTTTGACCTGCTGTCGGCCCTGCGGGTGGACGATCAACTGGCCGAAGGGGCTGACGACGGCGCCAGCCGCACCCAGGTGCTGGCCCAGATCGAAGAAGAGATCCAGCGACTGCCGGCACGTCAACGGGAGGCCTTCCTGCTGCGTTACTGGGAAGAGATGGATGTGGCCGAGACCGCCGCGATCATGGGTTGCTCCGAAGGGAGCGTGAAAACCCACTGTTCACGGGCGGTCCAGGCCCTGGCTCGCGCCCTGCAATCTCGTGGGATCACATTGTGA
- a CDS encoding DUF3619 family protein: MDNLSDARAEALEARFALRVGARLHEGATQLPHDISERLRVARLQALDGLAAAARAAEPARVAVAAADAVGQIQLAGAGRGSDWSLAPWQAPLHDDPLPWRWRLASVLPVLVLVLGLWGIHVWHKQAQVQATSEVDMALLTDDLPPAAYADPGFAEFLRQPSAPEQPQAQDLPLQVDDLIQEALELSDRSRS, encoded by the coding sequence TTGGACAACCTCTCTGACGCACGCGCCGAGGCCCTGGAGGCCCGGTTCGCCCTGCGCGTGGGTGCCCGACTTCACGAGGGCGCCACGCAACTGCCGCACGACATCAGCGAGCGCTTGCGCGTGGCGCGGCTGCAGGCGCTGGACGGGCTGGCTGCTGCCGCTCGGGCAGCCGAGCCCGCGCGCGTTGCGGTGGCCGCCGCCGATGCGGTGGGGCAGATTCAACTGGCGGGCGCAGGCCGTGGCAGCGACTGGTCGCTGGCCCCGTGGCAGGCGCCGCTGCACGATGACCCCCTGCCCTGGCGTTGGCGCCTGGCGTCCGTCCTGCCCGTGCTGGTGCTGGTGCTCGGCCTGTGGGGCATCCATGTGTGGCACAAGCAGGCGCAGGTGCAGGCGACCAGCGAGGTGGACATGGCCTTGCTCACGGACGACCTGCCGCCGGCTGCCTACGCCGACCCAGGTTTTGCCGAGTTCCTTCGCCAGCCCTCGGCACCCGAGCAGCCCCAGGCCCAAGACCTGCCCCTGCAGGTGGACGATCTGATCCAGGAAGCCCTGGAGCTGTCTGATCGGAGCCGCTCATGA
- a CDS encoding DUF3106 domain-containing protein has protein sequence MVMLCSLGCATVLANPLNALGDAPEWQALSGQQQRVLAPLASQWNAMDDTSRGKWAAVASRYDQLSPPEQQRFKERLAAWARMDPIRRGEARARYQQAQGLSTQERQRRWQAYQALPPQEREDLARQAQRRSQPVRLPDHLAGPREMAQQEDWRRKQERQNDPRKTNVVPAVTPSARVSGRVVTPTTVKAPQGATTRLVTEPASPALHQHTGLPKIAATDGFVDPVTLLPRKGAQSTGMVVAPGQRKRHSEP, from the coding sequence ATGGTGATGCTCTGCAGCCTGGGCTGCGCCACCGTGCTGGCCAACCCCCTGAACGCTTTGGGCGACGCCCCGGAGTGGCAGGCCCTGTCTGGCCAGCAACAGCGGGTGTTGGCCCCCTTGGCCAGCCAGTGGAATGCGATGGACGACACCAGCCGTGGCAAGTGGGCCGCCGTGGCCAGCCGGTACGACCAGCTCAGCCCGCCGGAACAACAACGGTTCAAGGAACGCCTGGCCGCCTGGGCCCGGATGGACCCGATTCGGCGTGGAGAAGCACGGGCGCGTTATCAGCAGGCGCAAGGCTTGAGCACCCAGGAGCGCCAGCGTCGCTGGCAGGCCTACCAGGCCTTGCCGCCACAAGAGCGGGAAGACCTGGCGCGCCAGGCGCAACGCCGCAGCCAGCCTGTGCGCTTGCCGGACCACCTGGCAGGCCCTCGCGAAATGGCCCAGCAAGAAGACTGGCGTCGCAAGCAGGAACGCCAGAACGATCCCCGCAAGACCAATGTCGTGCCCGCCGTGACCCCCAGTGCCCGGGTGTCTGGTCGCGTGGTGACCCCCACCACCGTCAAGGCCCCCCAGGGTGCCACCACCCGCCTGGTGACCGAACCGGCTTCACCCGCGCTGCACCAGCACACGGGACTGCCCAAGATCGCGGCCACGGACGGGTTCGTGGACCCTGTCACCTTGCTGCCCCGCAAGGGTGCACAAAGCACGGGCATGGTCGTCGCCCCTGGCCAGCGCAAGCGACACAGCGAGCCCTGA
- a CDS encoding RDD family protein encodes MSFWRPPTYRPLTPEECVVRASAVAPSLRRRMTSFIYEGVLLFGIVVPVALIYGVVTDQRHALHGRAGLGLTLALVLLLYFGWCWFHTGQTLAMKTWHLKLVTATGGRLSPAQVAWRYLTMWTWFVPPILAAQWLQWHSTRQILGAMVLWVALYALSSFLLPRRQFLHDLLSGTRVIDTRPDLPQA; translated from the coding sequence ATGTCGTTCTGGCGTCCGCCCACCTACCGTCCCCTCACGCCTGAAGAGTGCGTCGTGCGCGCCAGTGCCGTGGCGCCGAGCCTGCGACGGCGAATGACCTCGTTCATCTACGAAGGGGTCCTGCTGTTCGGCATCGTGGTGCCCGTGGCCCTGATTTATGGCGTGGTGACCGACCAACGGCACGCCTTGCACGGCCGGGCGGGCCTGGGCCTGACCTTGGCACTGGTGCTGTTGCTGTACTTTGGCTGGTGCTGGTTTCACACCGGACAGACATTGGCCATGAAAACCTGGCATTTGAAGCTGGTGACCGCCACGGGTGGCCGGCTCAGCCCCGCACAGGTGGCGTGGCGTTACCTGACGATGTGGACGTGGTTCGTGCCACCCATCCTGGCGGCTCAGTGGCTTCAGTGGCACAGCACCCGCCAAATCCTTGGCGCCATGGTGCTGTGGGTGGCGCTGTATGCGCTGTCGAGCTTCCTGTTGCCGCGCCGCCAGTTTTTGCACGACCTGCTGAGCGGCACCCGCGTGATCGACACGCGCCCTGACCTGCCCCAGGCCTGA
- a CDS encoding LOG family protein: MTLSLCVYCGSRDGDLPLFRQSAVDVGDSIGRRGWRLVYGGGSTGLMGAVADAALQAGAEVLGVIPEKLMVREMGHGGVTELQVVGNMHERKHQMALHSDAFVALPGGIGTMEEIFEVWTWRQLGYHRKALGLLNVGGYYDELLRFIERSKDHGFLWPDVQELLLVDTDAERLLDRLAAEADRLKTNTPPDEALVASGGVSDQI, encoded by the coding sequence ATGACCTTGTCCTTGTGTGTGTACTGCGGCTCCCGTGATGGAGACCTTCCCTTGTTTCGCCAAAGTGCGGTGGACGTGGGCGACAGCATCGGCCGACGTGGCTGGCGTCTGGTCTACGGTGGCGGCAGCACCGGGCTGATGGGCGCCGTGGCCGATGCCGCCCTCCAGGCCGGCGCCGAGGTCTTGGGCGTCATCCCTGAAAAGCTGATGGTGCGCGAGATGGGCCACGGCGGCGTGACCGAACTGCAGGTGGTGGGCAACATGCACGAGCGCAAGCACCAGATGGCGCTGCACTCGGACGCCTTCGTGGCCTTGCCAGGCGGCATCGGCACGATGGAGGAAATCTTTGAGGTCTGGACTTGGCGTCAGCTGGGCTACCACCGCAAGGCGCTGGGCCTGCTCAACGTGGGCGGCTACTACGACGAGCTGTTGCGTTTCATCGAGCGCAGCAAAGACCATGGCTTTCTGTGGCCCGATGTGCAAGAGCTGCTGCTGGTGGACACCGATGCCGAACGCCTGCTGGACCGCCTGGCGGCCGAGGCGGATCGCCTGAAAACAAACACGCCACCGGATGAGGCCTTGGTGGCCTCGGGTGGCGTGTCGGATCAGATCTGA
- a CDS encoding P-II family nitrogen regulator — protein MKQITAIIKPFKLEEVRESLAEVGVTGLTVTEVKGFGRQKGHTELYRGAEYVVDFLPKVKVEVVVKDDDVDRCIEAVVKAAKTGKIGDGKIFVTPVEQVVRIRTGETDEAAV, from the coding sequence ATGAAACAGATCACCGCCATCATCAAGCCCTTCAAACTCGAAGAAGTTCGTGAGTCTTTGGCCGAAGTGGGTGTGACCGGCCTGACCGTGACCGAAGTGAAGGGCTTTGGCCGCCAGAAGGGGCACACCGAGCTCTACCGTGGCGCAGAGTACGTCGTGGACTTCCTGCCCAAGGTCAAGGTGGAGGTCGTGGTCAAGGACGACGACGTGGACCGCTGCATCGAAGCCGTCGTGAAGGCCGCCAAGACCGGCAAGATCGGTGATGGCAAGATTTTCGTCACCCCCGTCGAGCAGGTGGTGCGCATCCGCACCGGCGAAACCGACGAAGCCGCCGTGTGA
- a CDS encoding NAD+ synthase, producing the protein MNREPSAAPSTALNVALLQFNPVVGDLAGNARQIVDQARLAYAKGARLVVTPEMALCGYPPEDLLLRPAFMQACDAQVAHVAQALADLPDLHLVLGHPVQGPGDDVRTRSWSVPRRLNAASLLQGGVVRATYAKRELPNYQVFDERRYFVSGREAGLGPVVVDVLGWRVGLLVCEDAWFDEPALAAQSLGAQALVVINASPFHAGKRGEREARMGDRARNLGLPLVYAHLTGGQDEVVFDGASFAVDAHGAVAARAASFADETLQVTLLPGGAVQGAVAQPLSDEAEIWAALVCGVRDYVGKNGFPGAIIGLSGGIDSALVLAIAVDALGADKVRTVMMPSPYTADISWIDARDMADRLGVRHDEIAIAPEFEAFKTSLAPLFEGRAEDTTEENIQARIRGTLLMALSNKFGAIVLTTGNKSEMATGYCTLYGDMAGGFAVIKDLAKTLVYRLARWRNTQAAASGQLEPIPERIITRPPSAELRPDQTDQDSLPEYEVLDAILERYMELDQSIDEIVAAGFAQADVDKVTRLIKINEYKRRQAPVGIRITHRAFGRDWRYPITSRFRA; encoded by the coding sequence ATGAACCGTGAGCCATCTGCCGCACCCAGCACTGCGCTGAACGTGGCCTTGTTGCAATTCAATCCCGTGGTGGGCGATCTGGCCGGCAACGCCCGTCAGATCGTCGATCAAGCCCGCCTAGCGTATGCCAAGGGCGCACGCCTGGTGGTCACGCCTGAAATGGCCCTTTGCGGCTATCCCCCTGAAGACCTGCTGCTGCGGCCCGCGTTCATGCAGGCCTGTGACGCCCAGGTGGCCCACGTCGCCCAGGCCCTGGCCGACCTGCCTGATTTGCACCTGGTGCTGGGCCACCCGGTGCAAGGCCCGGGTGACGACGTGCGCACGCGCTCGTGGTCGGTGCCCCGGCGGCTGAATGCCGCCAGCTTGTTGCAGGGCGGTGTGGTGCGCGCCACGTACGCCAAGCGAGAGCTGCCCAACTACCAGGTGTTTGACGAGCGACGCTATTTTGTCTCGGGCCGGGAGGCCGGCCTGGGCCCGGTGGTGGTCGATGTGCTGGGCTGGCGGGTGGGCCTGCTGGTGTGCGAAGACGCCTGGTTTGACGAACCGGCCCTGGCCGCCCAGTCGCTGGGGGCCCAGGCCCTGGTGGTCATCAATGCCTCACCCTTCCACGCGGGCAAGCGCGGCGAGCGCGAAGCCCGCATGGGCGACCGCGCCCGCAACCTGGGCCTGCCTCTGGTCTACGCCCACCTGACCGGGGGGCAGGACGAGGTGGTGTTTGATGGCGCTTCGTTTGCGGTGGACGCCCACGGTGCGGTGGCCGCCCGGGCGGCCAGTTTCGCTGACGAGACCCTGCAGGTGACCTTGCTGCCGGGCGGCGCGGTGCAGGGGGCTGTGGCCCAGCCCCTGTCAGACGAGGCCGAGATCTGGGCCGCGCTGGTGTGTGGCGTGCGCGATTACGTGGGCAAGAACGGTTTTCCGGGCGCGATCATCGGCCTGTCGGGCGGCATTGATTCAGCCCTGGTGCTGGCCATCGCCGTTGATGCCTTGGGGGCGGACAAGGTGCGCACCGTGATGATGCCTTCGCCCTACACGGCCGACATCTCCTGGATTGACGCGCGTGACATGGCCGACCGCCTGGGCGTGCGGCACGACGAAATCGCCATCGCGCCCGAGTTCGAGGCCTTCAAGACCTCGCTGGCCCCGCTGTTCGAGGGCCGGGCCGAGGACACCACCGAAGAAAACATCCAGGCCCGCATCCGGGGCACGCTGCTGATGGCCTTGTCCAACAAGTTTGGCGCCATCGTGCTGACCACCGGCAACAAGAGCGAGATGGCCACGGGCTACTGCACCCTGTACGGCGACATGGCCGGTGGTTTTGCCGTCATCAAGGACCTGGCCAAGACCCTGGTCTATCGCCTGGCGCGCTGGCGCAACACCCAGGCAGCGGCCTCCGGGCAGCTGGAGCCCATTCCCGAGCGCATCATCACGCGCCCGCCGTCGGCCGAGTTGCGTCCCGATCAGACCGACCAGGACAGCCTGCCCGAGTACGAGGTGCTGGACGCCATCCTGGAGCGCTACATGGAGCTGGACCAGTCCATCGACGAGATCGTCGCGGCCGGCTTTGCCCAGGCCGATGTGGACAAGGTCACCCGCCTGATCAAGATCAACGAGTACAAACGCCGCCAGGCGCCCGTGGGCATCCGCATCACCCACCGAGCGTTTGGGCGCGATTGGCGCTACCCGATCACTTCGCGTTTTCGCGCCTGA
- a CDS encoding GNAT family N-acetyltransferase: protein MDNIQTGGAPAPDTDRMVAGLQLRWHHSVREIDGQAWNALLEGVSGARPFLTHEWLLALEIHGCACTETGWQTQFAALHDAKGDLLAACPLYLKSHSYGEYVFDWAWADAHDRALSREGRQYFPKLLSASPFSPIPGQRLLTTPEASPALRTALQDRLLAALQERCTQEGWSSAHALFVSDEEAQLASRQGWLLRHGVQFHWTNRRPQPYASFEEFLSTLHRDKRKKILQERRKVHDAGVEFDVIEGPQASEQDWAFFYRCYQDTYHAHGQRPYLNEALWQTVGQRLAPHWVMFVARQGGERIACSLLAVDRAQGVAYGRYWGALQAVSCLHFEACYYQPLAWCINQGLSRFEGGAQGEHKLARGLLPVTTNSVHWLAHPGLRHAVSDFLMREDLGLTHYVNELDERKPFKPQD from the coding sequence ATGGACAACATTCAGACGGGTGGCGCCCCCGCGCCAGACACAGACCGCATGGTAGCGGGCCTGCAGCTGCGCTGGCACCACAGCGTGCGAGAAATCGACGGACAGGCATGGAACGCCTTGTTGGAGGGGGTGTCCGGAGCGCGCCCCTTTCTGACGCACGAATGGCTGCTGGCCCTGGAGATCCACGGCTGCGCCTGCACCGAAACGGGGTGGCAAACGCAGTTTGCGGCCCTGCATGACGCCAAGGGCGATCTGCTGGCGGCCTGCCCGCTTTACCTGAAAAGCCACTCTTACGGCGAGTACGTGTTCGACTGGGCGTGGGCTGACGCACACGATCGGGCACTGTCTAGGGAAGGCCGACAGTACTTTCCGAAGCTGCTCAGTGCGTCCCCCTTCTCGCCCATTCCGGGCCAGCGGCTGCTGACCACCCCTGAAGCCTCGCCCGCCTTGCGCACAGCCTTGCAGGATCGCCTGCTGGCGGCTTTGCAGGAACGATGCACCCAGGAAGGTTGGTCGTCAGCCCATGCCTTGTTCGTCTCTGATGAAGAGGCTCAGCTGGCGTCTCGACAGGGTTGGCTGCTCAGGCACGGCGTTCAGTTTCACTGGACCAACCGCCGCCCGCAGCCGTATGCCAGCTTCGAGGAGTTTCTGAGCACCCTGCATCGCGACAAGCGCAAGAAGATCTTGCAGGAGCGGCGCAAGGTGCACGACGCCGGCGTTGAATTCGACGTCATCGAAGGGCCGCAGGCCAGCGAACAAGACTGGGCGTTTTTTTACCGCTGCTATCAGGACACGTACCACGCCCACGGACAACGCCCTTACCTGAACGAGGCACTGTGGCAGACGGTGGGCCAGCGCCTGGCGCCGCACTGGGTCATGTTCGTTGCCAGGCAAGGAGGCGAGCGCATCGCCTGCTCCTTGCTGGCCGTCGACCGGGCGCAGGGTGTGGCCTACGGTCGTTATTGGGGTGCATTGCAGGCGGTGAGCTGTCTGCATTTCGAGGCGTGCTACTACCAGCCACTGGCCTGGTGCATCAACCAGGGCTTGAGCCGCTTCGAGGGTGGCGCTCAAGGAGAGCACAAGCTGGCACGGGGCCTGCTCCCAGTGACGACCAACTCGGTCCATTGGCTGGCGCACCCCGGCCTGCGTCATGCGGTATCGGATTTCCTGATGCGAGAGGATCTGGGGCTGACGCACTACGTGAATGAATTAGATGAGCGAAAACCGTTCAAACCCCAAGATTGA
- a CDS encoding 3'-5' exonuclease has protein sequence MSSPSPAPEHGHHEPPAILDIEASGFGLGSYPIEIGFVLPDGSSWCSLVHPEPDWQHWDPEAAAVHGILREQLVQHGRSPEALCALLNERLGGMTVYSDAWAHDYTWLNRLYEVAGVSPRFRLENLRALLNDQDAAQWHEAKRRVAQSAGLQRHRASADARLLQQTWLALRGTQRAAA, from the coding sequence ATGTCATCTCCATCACCAGCGCCTGAGCACGGTCACCACGAACCACCCGCCATCCTCGACATCGAGGCCTCCGGGTTTGGCTTGGGCAGCTACCCGATCGAGATCGGCTTTGTCTTGCCGGACGGCTCGTCGTGGTGCAGCCTGGTGCACCCCGAACCAGACTGGCAACATTGGGACCCCGAAGCCGCTGCCGTGCACGGCATCCTGCGCGAGCAACTGGTTCAACACGGACGCAGCCCGGAAGCCTTGTGTGCCTTGCTCAATGAGCGGCTGGGTGGCATGACGGTCTACTCTGACGCGTGGGCGCACGACTACACATGGTTGAACCGACTGTATGAAGTGGCCGGGGTGAGCCCCCGGTTCCGCCTGGAAAATCTTCGGGCCCTGCTCAACGACCAGGACGCCGCGCAATGGCATGAGGCCAAACGCCGCGTGGCGCAATCGGCCGGCCTTCAGCGGCACCGCGCCAGCGCCGACGCCAGGCTCTTGCAGCAAACCTGGCTGGCATTGCGTGGCACGCAACGCGCCGCGGCCTGA